Proteins encoded within one genomic window of Humulus lupulus chromosome 1, drHumLupu1.1, whole genome shotgun sequence:
- the LOC133792786 gene encoding protein DETOXIFICATION 45, chloroplastic yields the protein MPVTQFSGGSVSNGMTNRASKSHQITEKFKPISSVRIGDSGKFVAFTSRQKLGHVDIVGGCYLVRRHRQCFIPLMTHSRKNRFPVVSNQRSSDSGASSSEIDERLVFKDESSLDGGGNGASELAEVPSVVLHSPDVKREIMMLSIPAIAGQALDPLAQLMETAYIGRLGSLELGSAGVSVNIFNYISKLFNIPLLSVATSFVAEDISRSENNSSASEMHFLNNSSNGSRPFDVIAERKQLPSVSTALLLAVMIGTFEALALSLGSGLFLNIMGISSDSPMRAPAQRFLSLRALGAPAVVVSLALQGVFRGFKDTKTPVLCLGIGNLLAVILFPILMYSFQMGATGAAISTVVSQYVVTFLMLWFLNKRAILLPPKMGSLQFGGYIKSGGFLLGRTLAVLTTMTLGTSMAARQGPVAMAAHQICIQVWLAVSLLVDALGASAQALTASYMSKGDYKTVKEIAHYVLKVGLLTGLALSAILGLSFGSLATLFTKDAEVLAIVGTGVLFVSASQPLNALAYVFDGLHYGASDFAYAARAMMVVGGMSSAFLLYTPAVIGLPGIWLGLTLFMGLRVVAGFYRLLSKNGPWWFLHSDFQRVELAN from the exons ATGCCTGTTACCCAATTCAGCGGTGGTTCTGTTTCGAATGGAATGACCAATAGAGCCAGTAAAAGCCACCAAATTACAGAAAAATTTAAGCCCATTTCTTCAGTGCGCATAGGGGACTCGGGAAAATTTGTTGCTTTTACTAGTAGGCAGAAGTTAGGCCATGTAGATATTGTTGGGGGCTGCTATTTGGTCAGAAGGCACAGACAATGTTTCATTCCGTTGATGACCCATAGTAGAAAGAATCGTTTCCCCGTGGTCAGTAATCAGAGGAGTTCAGATAGTGGCGCCAGTTCATCTGAGATTGATGAAAGATTGGTTTTTAAAGATGAGAGTTCTCTTGACGGTGGAGGCAATGGTGCTTC TGAATTGGCAGAAGTTCCTAGCGTTGTATTACATTCTCCGGATGTCAAGCGTGAGATAATGATGCTTTCTATACCTGCTATTGCGGGGCAAGCACTTGATCCTTTAGCACAGCTTATGGAGACTGCTTACATTGGTAGATTAG GCTCTCTGGAGTTGGGTTCAGCTGGTGTTTCTGTGAACATCTTTAACTACATTTCAAAGCTATTTAATATTCCTCTTCTCAGTGTTGCCACTTCTTTTGTTGCTGAAGACATTTCAAGAAGTGAAAATAATTCTTCTGCTTCAG AGATGCACTTTCTAAACAACAGTAGCAATGGTAGTAGACCTTTTGATGTAATAGCAGAAAGAAAACAATTACCATCCGTGTCCACAGCTTTACTGCTAGCTGTTATGATTGGTACTTTTGAGGCTTTAGCCTTGTCTTTGGGATCTGGCTTGTTTCTAAATATCATGGGAATATCATCA GATTCACCCATGCGGGCTCCTGCTCAGCGTTTTCTTTCACTAAGGGCTCTTGGTGCTCCTGCTGTTGTAGTGTCTTTGGCTCTTCAAGGAGTTTTCCGTGGGTTTAAGGATACAAAAACTCCTGTTTTATGTCTAG GTATTGGGAATCTTTTAGCTGTGATTTTGTTTCCCATACTTATGTATTCTTTCCAAATGGGTGCAACTGGTGCAGCAATTTCCACAGTTGTGTCTCA ATATGTTGTCACCTTCTTAATGCTATGGTTTCTAAATAAGAGAGCAATACTACTGCCTCCAAAGATGGGATCATTACAATTTGGAGGATACATAAAATCTG GTGGTTTTCTTCTTGGAAGAACTCTTGCTGTTCTAACAACCATGACTTTGGGGACATCAATGGCTGCTCGTCAAGGCCCGGTTGCAATGGCTGCTCATCAGATATGCATACAAGTATGGTTGGCTGTTTCGCTTCTGGTTGATGCCCTGGGTGCATCTGCACAG GCTTTGACTGCAAGTTATATGTCTAAAGGTGACTATAAGACAGTGAAGGAAATTGCTCACTATGTGCTGAAG GTAGGATTGCTCACAGGTCTTGCCTTGTCTGCAATTTTGGGTCTATCTTTTGGTTCATTAGCTACTCTGTTCACCAAGGATGCTGAAGTACTAGCAATTGTTGGTACTGGAGTATTG TTTGTCAGTGCTAGTCAACCTCTGAACGCACTAGCTTATGTTTTTGATGGTCTCCATTATGGTGCTTCGGATTTTGCATATGCTGCCCGTGCCATG atGGTGGTGGGAGGAATGTCTTCTGCATTTTTGCTATATACTCCGGCAGTCATTGGTCTTCCCGGGATTTGGCTAGGGCTGACTCTGTTTATGGGTTTGCGGGTGGTGGCTGGATTTTACAG ATTGCTGTCGAAAAATGGACCATGGTGGTTCCTGCACAGTGACTTTCAGAGAGTTGAG CTGGCCAATTGA
- the LOC133792795 gene encoding probable flavin-containing monooxygenase 1, with product MATEREVAIIGAGISGLLACKYALSKGFRPTVFESRSGIGGVWKKTIETTRLQTPKPFYQFSDFPWPSTVPEAELFPHQHQVFDYVESYARHFDLVKHIKFDTRVCSIHYEGPSSDQEIGSCALWGGHGDPFDSSGKWKLVVESTATQGLSNNNQVYVVDFVILCIGRFSEVPNVPQFPPNKGPNVFQGQVIHSSDYTAMDHKTAAQFVKGKKVTVVGFQKYALDIAMECCNANGVENPCTVLYRNARWTMPDYMPWGFSIAYLYFNRFSELLVHKPGEGFLLCLLAIILYPLRWAFSKFVESHIKRKLPLEKHGMVPKHSFHQEISACLVATMPEKFYERVEEGSIILKKASSFGFCKEGVLIDGEDTPRSTDLVIQATGFKGDQKLKDLFVSPTFKDYIVGDPTAALPLYRECIHPRIPQLAVIGFSESLSNLYTSEMRCRWVSELLAGTFKLPSIKEMEEDVAKWDEFMKRYSGKYYRRSCIAALHVWYNDQLCKDMGWNPKRKNGFFAELFEPYGPTDYVSP from the exons ATGGCAACGGAACGAGAGGTAGCCATAATAGGAGCCGGAATCAGTGGCCTCTTGGCCTGCAAATATGCCCTCTCAAAGGGCTTCCGACCCACTGTTTTCGAGTCCCGAAGCGGAATAGGTGGTGTTTGGAAGAAAACCATCGAGACCACAAGGCTCCAAACTCCCAAACCCTTCTACCAATTCTCCGATTTTCCATGGCCTTCTACAGTGCCTGAGGCTGAGCTATTCCCTCACCAGCATCAAGTTTTCGATTATGTGGAATCTTATGCACGCCATTTTGACTTGGTGAAGCACATCAAGTTCGACACCAGAGTTTGCAGCATCCACTATGAAGGGCCATCGTCTGATCAAGAGATTGGGAGTTGCGCTCTTTGGGGTGGCCATGGAGACCCTTTTGACTCCTCTGGTAAATGGAAACTAGTTGTAGAGAGCACCGCCACACAAGGCCTTTCCAATAATAATCAG GTTTACGTAGTAGACTTTGTGATCCTCTGCATCGGACGATTTAGCGAAGTACCAAATGTGCCACAATTCCCTCCAAACAAGGGTCCCAATGTATTTCAGGGCCAGGTTATTCACTCAAGCGATTACACCGCCATGGATCATAAAACCGCAGCTCAATTTGTTAAAGGGAAAAAAGTTACTGTCGTTGGCTTTCAGAAATATGCCCTTGACATTGCCATGGAGTGTTGCAATGCAAACG GGGTTGAAAATCCATGCACTGTGTTATACAGGAACGCTCGCTGGACCATGCCAGATTACATGCCTTGGGGCTTTTCTATTGCTTATTTATACTTTAACCGCTTCTCCGAGTTACTTGTTCATAAGCCAGGCGAAGGTTTTCTACTTTGCCTCCTCGCAATCATACTTTATCCTCTG AGATGGGCATTCTCAAAATTTGTGGAGAGTCACATAAAACGTAAACTTCCGTTGGAGAAGCATGGAATGGTACCGAAGCATAGCTTTCATCAGGAAATCAGTGCATGTCTCGTTGCAACAATGCCTGAAAAATTCTACGAGAGAGTTGAAGAAGGAAGTATTATTTTGAAGAAAGCTTCGAGTTTTGGATTCTGTAAAGAGGGTGTTTTGATTGATGGGGAAGATACCCCAAGGAGCACAGATTTGGTCATACAGGCTACTGGATTCAAGGGTGACCAAAAGCTCAAAGACTTGTTCGTCTCTCCCACCTTTAAGGACTACATTGTTGGAGACCCCACAGCAGCCCTGCCTCTCTACAG GGAATGCATTCATCCCAGAATCCCACAGCTGGCAGTGATTGGATTCTCAGAAAGTCTGTCAAACTTGTACACCTCGGAGATGAGATGCAGATGGGTATCAGAGCTTCTTGCTGGCACTTTTAAGCTACCAAGCATCAAAGAAATGGAGGAAGATGTGGCCAAATGGGATGAGTTCATGAAGCGTTACTCTGGTAAGTACTACAGGAGATCATGCATAGCTGCCCTCCATGTATGGTACAATGACCAGCTGTGCAAGGACATGGGTTGGAACCCCAAAAGAAAGAATGGATTCTTTGCTGAATTATTTGAGCCTTATGGACCAACCGATTACGTTTCCCCTTGA